Proteins found in one Cyprinus carpio isolate SPL01 chromosome B10, ASM1834038v1, whole genome shotgun sequence genomic segment:
- the LOC109089571 gene encoding serine/threonine/tyrosine-interacting-like protein 1, whose protein sequence is MPLDVEVESMRYIIVYDSSTYSLSDSGPAIDCADSIEESSQFPVQILSGGDEKFSALYPFLRTPELESLNSYPVEILPGKLYMGDYRQATNLQILKDLKLNVLVSVSDECSLVFKKATALSYTSENQI, encoded by the exons ATGCCCTTGGATGTTGAGGTTGAAAGTATGAGATACATAATTGTTTATGACAGTAGTACATATTCACTGTCAGATTCAG GTCCAGCTATAGACTGTGCAGACAGCATAGAAGAATCAAGCCAATTTCCTGTTCAGATTCTTAGCGGGGGCGATGAGAAGTTTTCTGCACTCTACCCTTTCCTAAGAACGCCA GAATTGGAGAGCTTGAATTCCTATCCTGTGGAAATCTTGCCAGGCAAGCTTTATATGGGTGATTACAGGCAGGCCACAAACCTTCAAATCCTTAAAGATCTGAAGCTGAATGTACTTGTCAGTGTCTCTGATGAATGCAGTCTTGT GTTTAAAAAGGCAACTGCACTGTCTTACACATCCGAAAATCAGATTTGA
- the LOC109081082 gene encoding proline-rich protein 11-like: MQLSATPDMLGCGGLGSAFYWRRMGNGSSRRWPIKSKMPPGTPARPTAPVPENKSKVDTMEETSVQATKPLSSSLSIGALFSVFGRVMRKCRKTINQICSGLLNVVFFWRGYSERVEYLHQKVEELQREIALLHSTLKEAKTVGRQCEMPDGVQHSPPPPPPPPPLPPPQILLTLAAPKMASLPPRPAQTSSLKEKQNGLAAVTLRDLQAVRLKKVTVGQKKQVSPQRRRSPVVTLADLQKVCLRRSNSDLPLKSRSGLCRTVSRTPTKNPMNLRVQLRKVNLMRSPGGTPLGNKEKDVMDSSLDPSMTKGLGNQYLSTLTKGLSPFKAV, from the exons ATGCAGCTGTCAGCAACTCCGGATATGCTTGGATGCGGG ggccTCGGGAGTGCCTTTTATTGGCGGAGGATGGGAAATGGTAGCAGTCGACGCTGGCCCATAAAGAGCAAGATGCCACCTGGGACTCCTGCCAGACCAACGGCCCCTGT TCCAGAAAACAAATCAAAGGTGGACACTATGGAGGAGACAAGTGTTCAAGCCACTAAACCGCTGTCTTCATCACTAAGTATTGGAGCTCTGTTTTCTGTATTTGGACGTGTTATGCGAAAATGCAGAAAGACAATTAATCAA ATCTGTTCTGGTCTCCTGAACGTTGTATTTTTCTGGAGAGGCTATTCAGAAAGAGTGGAGTACCTTCACCAAAAAGTAGAGGAGCTGCAAAGAGAAATAGCACTATTGCATTCCACTTTGAAG GAAGCCAAGACTGTAGGCCGTCAATGTGAAATGCCTGATGGTGTTCAGCACTCTCCACCTCCGCCgccaccacctcctcctcttcctcctcctcaaatTCTGTTGACACTTGCTGCTCCGAAGATGGCCTCACTTCCCCCAAGACCTGCACAAACTAGCTCTCTGAAG GAGAAGCAAAATGGCCTCGCTGCTGTGACTCTTCGAGATCTTCAAGCAGTACGACTAAAGAAAGTGACTGTAGGCCAAAAAAAGCAG GTGTCTCCACAGAGAAGAAGATCACCAGTGGTCACACTCGCAGACTTGCAGAAAGTCTGTTTACGACGCTCTAATTCTGACCTCCCCTTGAAGTCTAGATCAGGCCTTTGCAG GACTGTCTCTAGGACACCAACCAAAAATCCCATGAATCTTCGGGTACAGCTTCGAAAAGTCAACTTAATGAG GAGTCCTGGTGGCACACCGCTAGGTAACAAAGAGAAGGATGTGATGGATTCAAGCCTGGATCCAAGCATGACCAAAGGTTTAGGAAACCAGTACCTG AGTACTTTAACAAAAGGACTATCACCATTCAAGGCTGTCTAA